The following are encoded in a window of bacterium genomic DNA:
- the rpoB gene encoding DNA-directed RNA polymerase subunit beta — MNKLTFDRRVTFARIPEVIELPDLLEAQLNSFEEFLQSDVPPAQRKPVGLQKIFLSIFPIMDNREESILEFVEYFIEPPKFSIDECKERAATYSSTLKVKLRLSTRDDSSDGFGETIESDVYLGSIPLMTLSGTFIINGAERVVVNQLHRSPGVSFSETAHPNGTIIYSGRIIPFRGSWIEFATDINDCLYAYVDKRKKFPVTTLLRAIGFPEKIDILKLFELVEDVYVEREIEYRKQHKQTVERHIAVDVADPTTGELLAHESDPITIELLKSFEANSIKKITIFKSARDAKRNLALEIIQNTFKKDKSHDRKTALEVIYRELRGSEPQDELSAEKNLHRFFFDEKRYDLGSVGRYRLNKQLDLNISTKTTVLTPDDMVKIVAKVMLLRLGQETTDDIDHLGNRRVRTVGEQLANQFVVALSRMARTVKERMNIRDTEKLHPQDLVNVRTVSSVINTFFGTNQLSQFMDQVNPLTELTHKRRLSALGPGGLTRERAGFEVRDVHYSHYGRLCPIETPEGPNIGLISSLCTFARINDLGFIETPYRRVLNGIVTNEVDYLSADDEDRYQIAQANTAVDPSGKITAERVQCRQRGDFPVIKPEDVQYMDVAPHQMVSIAAALIPFLEHDDANRALMGSNMQRQAVPLLVPEAPVVGTGLEERAARDSRSLVLAENDGVVLEVDSNSITLETELQTRKGVQKKQETYLLKKFRRTNQDTCINQRPRVKTGQVVKKGELLADGPSTDVGELALGRNVLCAFMPWNGYNFEDSIIISERMLQDDVFTSIHIVEKELTVRETKRGQEELTSEIPNVSEESTKNLDENGIIRIGAQVLPNDIMIGKVTPKGEMDLTPEDKLLKAIFGDKAGDVKDASLKAEAGLYGVVIGSDLFSRKKKDAAAKRDDKRRIDDIDERKQHEAMQIKRVAEEKLLEFLDGKTMKGVRSVSGEFRITNGTKFTRELLQQVNIDDLDIDYPWHEDDDVNTGIRSIIGDYRDDLFGLEVDAKNEVHRIKLGDELPTGILQLAKVRIAQRRKLSVGDKMAGRHGNKGVVGKIVPIEDMPFLDDGTSLDIILNPLGVPSRMNLGQIFETALGWVGMKTRTQYKTPVFDGATIKQVEDLLELNLGQRTSKVRLYDGRTGEPFDQKVMVGVIYMMKLSHLVDDKIHARSIGPYSLITQQPLGGKAQFGGQRFGEMEVWALEAYGAAHILQEIMTVKSDDVTGRSKMYEAIVKGTETPKPGVPESFEVLVNELNGLCLDVELAND, encoded by the coding sequence TTTCCGATTATGGACAATCGTGAGGAAAGCATTCTCGAGTTCGTCGAGTATTTTATCGAACCACCGAAGTTCTCGATTGACGAATGCAAAGAGCGTGCTGCGACATATTCGTCCACCCTCAAAGTAAAATTGCGGTTGTCGACCCGCGACGATTCTTCCGATGGTTTCGGCGAAACCATCGAATCCGATGTTTATCTCGGATCGATTCCATTGATGACGCTCTCCGGTACCTTTATTATAAACGGTGCCGAACGCGTTGTGGTCAACCAATTGCATCGCAGTCCCGGAGTGAGTTTCAGCGAGACGGCGCACCCCAATGGAACAATTATATACTCCGGAAGGATTATTCCGTTCCGCGGCAGTTGGATTGAATTTGCCACCGATATCAACGACTGTTTGTACGCTTATGTCGACAAGCGGAAAAAATTCCCGGTAACCACCCTCTTACGGGCGATTGGATTCCCGGAAAAAATCGATATTCTCAAGCTGTTCGAGTTGGTGGAAGACGTTTATGTCGAACGTGAAATCGAATATCGAAAGCAACACAAGCAGACTGTCGAGCGGCACATTGCTGTAGATGTCGCCGATCCCACTACAGGCGAATTACTCGCACACGAATCTGACCCGATAACGATTGAGTTGTTAAAGTCGTTTGAAGCAAACAGCATCAAAAAAATTACCATTTTCAAGTCAGCGCGTGATGCGAAACGAAACCTTGCGCTCGAGATCATTCAGAATACTTTCAAGAAGGACAAATCACACGACCGCAAGACAGCACTGGAAGTGATTTACCGAGAACTCCGAGGCAGCGAGCCGCAGGATGAGCTAAGTGCGGAAAAAAATCTTCATCGTTTCTTCTTCGATGAGAAACGCTACGATCTTGGCAGTGTCGGACGATATCGGTTAAACAAACAACTCGACCTTAACATCTCGACGAAAACGACGGTTTTAACACCAGACGATATGGTAAAAATCGTTGCGAAAGTGATGCTGCTGCGATTAGGTCAAGAGACCACCGATGACATCGATCACTTGGGCAATCGCCGGGTTCGCACTGTTGGTGAGCAATTGGCGAATCAGTTCGTCGTCGCATTATCGCGAATGGCGCGCACCGTTAAAGAGCGCATGAATATTCGCGACACTGAAAAACTGCATCCGCAGGATTTAGTCAATGTCCGGACCGTAAGTTCGGTGATTAACACCTTCTTCGGTACGAACCAATTGTCGCAGTTTATGGATCAAGTCAATCCATTGACCGAGTTAACCCATAAGCGCCGGTTATCAGCACTCGGACCGGGTGGGTTGACACGTGAGCGCGCCGGTTTTGAAGTCCGCGACGTCCACTATTCGCATTACGGCCGCTTGTGTCCGATTGAAACACCGGAAGGTCCGAACATCGGTTTGATTTCGTCGTTGTGTACATTCGCCCGTATAAATGATTTGGGTTTCATTGAAACACCTTACCGTCGGGTTTTAAATGGCATCGTGACCAACGAAGTCGACTACTTAAGTGCCGACGATGAAGATCGATACCAGATTGCACAGGCAAATACTGCTGTCGACCCAAGCGGCAAAATCACCGCTGAACGAGTACAATGCCGGCAGCGGGGAGATTTTCCGGTAATAAAGCCGGAAGACGTGCAGTATATGGACGTTGCGCCGCATCAAATGGTTTCGATTGCAGCAGCGTTAATCCCCTTCTTGGAGCACGACGACGCCAACCGGGCGTTGATGGGATCGAACATGCAGCGCCAGGCGGTACCACTGTTAGTGCCGGAAGCACCTGTCGTCGGAACCGGGCTCGAAGAACGTGCGGCTCGTGACAGTCGCAGTTTAGTCTTAGCAGAAAATGACGGAGTGGTACTCGAAGTCGACTCGAATTCGATTACTCTTGAAACCGAGTTACAAACCCGCAAGGGCGTACAGAAAAAACAGGAAACTTACCTGTTGAAAAAATTCCGCCGCACCAATCAGGATACTTGCATTAACCAGCGACCGCGCGTGAAAACCGGACAGGTGGTGAAAAAGGGTGAATTGTTGGCGGACGGCCCTTCGACCGATGTTGGAGAGTTGGCGTTGGGTAGAAACGTTCTCTGTGCATTCATGCCTTGGAACGGTTACAACTTTGAAGACTCGATTATCATTTCCGAGCGGATGTTACAGGATGACGTCTTTACCTCGATTCACATCGTGGAAAAAGAACTTACTGTTCGAGAAACGAAACGTGGACAAGAAGAACTAACGAGTGAAATCCCTAACGTTTCGGAAGAGTCGACGAAGAATCTTGACGAGAATGGTATTATTCGAATCGGTGCGCAGGTACTTCCGAATGATATCATGATTGGCAAAGTTACGCCGAAAGGCGAGATGGACTTGACGCCGGAAGACAAGCTCTTAAAGGCAATCTTCGGAGACAAAGCAGGCGATGTAAAAGACGCCTCGCTGAAAGCGGAAGCCGGTCTCTACGGTGTAGTAATCGGTTCCGATTTATTCAGTCGCAAGAAAAAGGATGCCGCAGCAAAACGCGACGACAAACGGCGGATTGATGATATCGATGAACGCAAGCAACACGAGGCGATGCAAATCAAACGCGTTGCCGAAGAGAAGCTGCTGGAATTCCTCGATGGTAAAACGATGAAGGGCGTCCGTTCGGTCTCGGGTGAATTTCGAATTACGAACGGTACAAAGTTTACCCGCGAGCTATTACAGCAGGTAAACATCGACGATCTTGATATCGATTATCCGTGGCATGAAGATGATGATGTCAACACGGGAATTCGCAGCATCATCGGCGACTACCGCGACGATTTGTTCGGGCTTGAAGTCGATGCGAAAAATGAAGTCCATCGTATCAAACTCGGTGATGAATTGCCGACCGGGATTCTCCAATTGGCGAAAGTCCGAATCGCGCAACGCCGTAAGTTGAGCGTTGGCGATAAAATGGCAGGTCGCCATGGTAACAAGGGTGTCGTCGGAAAAATCGTTCCAATTGAAGATATGCCGTTCTTGGACGATGGCACTTCGCTCGACATCATCTTGAATCCGCTCGGCGTACCTTCTCGTATGAATCTTGGACAGATTTTCGAGACCGCACTCGGTTGGGTTGGAATGAAAACACGAACCCAGTATAAAACGCCGGTGTTCGATGGGGCAACGATTAAGCAGGTCGAAGATTTATTAGAGTTAAATCTTGGACAACGCACATCGAAAGTGCGGTTGTACGATGGCAGAACCGGCGAACCGTTCGATCAGAAAGTGATGGTTGGCGTCATCTATATGATGAAACTATCGCACTTGGTCGACGACAAGATTCATGCCCGCTCGATTGGACCGTACAGCTTGATTACGCAACAACCGTTAGGCGGTAAGGCGCAGTTTGGCGGTCAGCGCTTTGGTGAAATGGAAGTCTGGGCGCTTGAGGCGTACGGTGCGGCGCATATTCTGCAAGAGATAATGACCGTTAAGTCGGACGATGTTACCGGTCGCTCTAAGATGTACGAGGCGATTGTGAAGGGTACGGAAACGCCGAAACCGGGCGTCCCCGAATCGTTCGAAGTTTTGGTCAACGAATTGAATGGTCTCTGTCTTGATGTGGAGCTTGCCAATGACTGA